Below is a window of Nicotiana tabacum cultivar K326 chromosome 19, ASM71507v2, whole genome shotgun sequence DNA.
TTCTCATAATTCAGCCCCGTGGTCCAACCCCACGACTCATTTCCACGGCCTCCCCAAGCTGTGTCCTTTAAGGTCCCCTGGTTTTTAGGGCAACTCCTTTCCCACGGATCATCATCTTTGATGTTTACAGGATTATCCCATTCATTCCAAGTCTGCTCCTCATTTCCTCCGCCTCCCCAGGCAGTAGAGTCCTTCAACGTCTCCTGGGTCTTGGGGCAACTCCTTTCCCACGGATCATCTTTGATATTTGAAGGGTTATCCCATTCGTTCCAAGTCTGCTCCACATTCTCACAAGTTTTAGAGCCCTGCACATTATCACTTTCCCAAGGATTTTCACCATTATCAGCAGCTTTATCCTCCCATACCAGGGTGCATCCAGAAACTAAGTTGTTCTCAGACTTGACGGCATTATCAACTTCATTAGGATTAAAATATTCTCTATCCAAATCTAGTATCAGCTCCGGATCAATAGTTGAGTCCCAATCAACTTTATCAATGTACATATCTGGATCGGGAGGAGGGCTCTGAGGAGGAAGACCACTTATCTCAGCCCAATATCTCCTTTTTGCATCATTGAATGCTTCTTGACCTGCAGAGTCATCCCACTTGACCACATTATCATAACAGTACATGTATTTTTTTGCACTCACAACCTTGCGCCAAGGAATCC
It encodes the following:
- the LOC107824983 gene encoding uncharacterized protein LOC107824983; the encoded protein is MGNWNRRWIPRKKYKYEDFPPSPPSRYNQSHSPAIQENSAPSWEIDFCRAAGIPWRKVVSAKKYMYCYDNVVKWDDSAGQEAFNDAKRRYWAEISGLPPQSPPPDPDMYIDKVDWDSTIDPELILDLDREYFNPNEVDNAVKSENNLVSGCTLVWEDKAADNGENPWESDNVQGSKTCENVEQTWNEWDNPSNIKDDPWERSCPKTQETLKDSTAWGGGGNEEQTWNEWDNPVNIKDDDPWERSCPKNQGTLKDTAWGGRGNESWGWTTGLNYENGSACVDNTFSNLWHQGGESVAGAKGNEWVNNRTGSRGRNHWNTRGHEQWNSEYGSRWNRNLSRGGGTTSNDRRWGEPEFTSWDWQRLPRQSNERNMDFGRHNRGDKTFYTGSRKREGSSQHMSRYKSSRFQGDEQRTAYNWREEKPQKRVTFNFNE